The DNA segment AGACCTCCGACCTGAAATCCCTCACGCCCGCAGCCTGGGCCAAAGCCAGACGCGCCGCCATGCGTTCCGCCGCCTGATTTACTCCCGTTCCTTCGTCAGCTTCCGTGCCACTCACCCAAGGCAGTCTGGCTGTCGGTTACGTTGGACCAACCAGTTTGGTTACGACTCGGCGAAACACCTGACGAGTGTCACGGCGCCCGGCGGCACCTTCACCTATACCCTCGGCGCGGCGAACGCGGCAAGTCCATTGCCGAAAAAGGTTTTGCTTGGCAATACTTCCTACATCACCAACACCTACACCTACGACAGCATGGCGCGGTTGACGGGGACGTATCTCAAGACCAGCGCGAACGTGCTGACGAACAAGCACGAATACTCTTACACCGCGGGCAATCAGCGCACGCAGCAGACGTTCATGGACGCGGCCACGTACGGTTACACGTACGACAACATCGGCCAGTTGACCAATGCGGACAGTTCGGTGGCGGCTCAGGATCGGAAGTATGTGTACGACGCGGCGTGGAATCTCAATTACCGCACCAACAACACGACGACTTACAGCTTCAAGGTGGACGGGAAGAACCAGTTGACCAACGCGACGCCAGTCGGCGCGCAGACCTACGATGACAATGGCAACGTAACCTTCAGTGCGGGCATCGCGGATGGTTTCAGCTACGACGACGAGAATCAATTGCAGAATTGGTATCATTATGACGGCGGCTACAACGGCGACGGGTCGCCCACAGATTCCAAGGACAAGCGGACGGAGTTCATTTACGATGGCAAGGGGCGGTTGCGCAAGCGGGTGGAGTACACGACTGACGGTTCTGTTTGGATCGTTTCTTCTGAGACGCGCTACCTCTATGACGGGATGCGGGTGATTCAAGAACGCAACAGCAGCAACACGCCGACGGTCGCTTATACGCGCGGGACTGATCTGAGCGGGAGCTTGGAAGGTGCGGGTGGAATTGGTGGATTGTTGGGGCGCAGCCACGCGTATCAATCGGGCAGTGGCAGTTGGAC comes from the Verrucomicrobiota bacterium genome and includes:
- a CDS encoding RHS repeat-associated core domain-containing protein; protein product: DLRPEIPHARSLGQSQTRRHAFRRLIYSRSFVSFRATHPRQSGCRLRWTNQFGYDSAKHLTSVTAPGGTFTYTLGAANAASPLPKKVLLGNTSYITNTYTYDSMARLTGTYLKTSANVLTNKHEYSYTAGNQRTQQTFMDAATYGYTYDNIGQLTNADSSVAAQDRKYVYDAAWNLNYRTNNTTTYSFKVDGKNQLTNATPVGAQTYDDNGNVTFSAGIADGFSYDDENQLQNWYHYDGGYNGDGSPTDSKDKRTEFIYDGKGRLRKRVEYTTDGSVWIVSSETRYLYDGMRVIQERNSSNTPTVAYTRGTDLSGSLEGAGGIGGLLGRSHAYQSGSGSWTNHNVYHADGNGNVTYMLNSSQSVVANYRYDPFGNAITASGTLSGANVYRFSSKEIHVNSGLYYYGYRFYHPNLQRWLNRDPIGERGGLNLFEFAGNDPVDLFDRFGLFVTPTDFPPGGGHNTVICFNGKLTIQNKNKGPDRKCTGEHEYSHLQDWLKRYGDGVCKGQNNGTVPVGGDGYLEFLRQSECKAFKAGKKCREDLLTHCKKKDKAAIQAGIDRDNQGLKDNKCN